From a single Pseudomonas cremoricolorata genomic region:
- a CDS encoding alpha/beta hydrolase — MKPTTPTFSKRLRGLLVAGALLLSAGCSSLLFYPEPGQPFTPERASIAWRDVSLTTADGVKLHGWWLPAKQGVAVKGTVLHLHGNGGNLAGHLGGSYWLPEQGYQVLMLDYRGYGLSQGTPSLPAVYQDLAAAFDWLDQAPEVRGTPRFLLGQSLGGALAIHYLAQHPEQRRRFTALIFDGVPASYRDVGRYALGTSWLTWPLQVPLAWLVPDGDSAIRSIERLDSPPKLFFHSIDDNLVPLDNGIRLYQHAPPPRVLQLTRGGHVQTFADPNWRQVMLRFMDDPTHFNGLRRLAEVPNYPDEKAPQ; from the coding sequence TTGAAGCCGACTACGCCAACATTCTCTAAGCGCCTGCGCGGTCTGCTCGTCGCCGGCGCCCTGCTACTCTCGGCCGGTTGCAGCAGCCTGCTGTTCTACCCCGAGCCAGGCCAGCCGTTCACCCCCGAGCGGGCCAGCATCGCCTGGCGTGATGTGAGCTTGACCACCGCCGATGGCGTGAAACTGCATGGTTGGTGGCTGCCGGCAAAACAGGGGGTTGCGGTCAAGGGTACGGTGCTGCACCTGCATGGCAATGGCGGCAACCTGGCGGGCCACCTGGGCGGCAGTTACTGGCTGCCCGAACAGGGCTATCAGGTGCTGATGCTCGACTACCGCGGCTATGGCCTTTCGCAGGGCACACCAAGCCTGCCGGCGGTGTATCAGGACTTGGCGGCGGCATTCGATTGGCTCGACCAGGCACCTGAAGTACGCGGCACGCCACGGTTCTTGCTCGGCCAAAGCCTGGGCGGCGCTCTGGCGATTCACTACCTGGCGCAACACCCCGAGCAGCGCCGGCGTTTTACGGCGCTGATTTTCGATGGCGTACCGGCCAGTTACCGCGATGTCGGCCGCTACGCCCTCGGCACCTCCTGGCTGACCTGGCCGTTGCAGGTGCCACTGGCCTGGCTGGTGCCTGACGGCGACAGCGCGATCCGTTCCATTGAACGCCTCGACAGCCCGCCCAAACTGTTTTTCCACAGCATCGACGACAACCTGGTGCCGCTGGACAACGGCATCCGCCTGTACCAGCACGCGCCGCCCCCACGCGTGCTGCAGTTGACCCGAGGCGGCCATGTGCAGACCTTTGCCGACCCCAACTGGCGCCAGGTGATGCTGCGTTTCATGGACGACCCCACGCATTTCAACGGCCTGCGGCGTCTGGCCGAAGTGCCCAACTACCCCGACGAGAAAGCCCCGCAATGA
- a CDS encoding flavohemoglobin expression-modulating QEGLA motif protein: MDEYQQTIRALSDRIVAAQTPIRVLDAVKWDDSIKQAFLDAKGKAPPAVDRAYYQNRPLGFDSSAVKAEFQAIERDITRRLGQFNPVGQIMRRMCKEYRMVVRMLEARGTEDFGLISQELYGAASDAFHAGDPTLADLGLMLSNYLDNIDGRGDLKDEAKDLSAKQAVEILQRRLNTVFGEAEGTIRVFESDGIVADAAAGADYIKVRADARFNSRDVRALEVHEGLVHVGTTLNGLNQPICTFLAKGPPSSTVTQEGLAILMEVIAFASYPSRLRKLTNRTRAIHMVEEGADFMQVYAFFREQGFDLGNSYSNASRVFRGSVPNGLPFTKDLSYLKGFIMVYNYIQLAVKKGKLEQIPLLFCGKTTLEDMRTLRQLVEEGLVEPPKYLPEQFRDLNALSAWMCFSNFLNHLSLDRIEADYANIL, from the coding sequence ATGGACGAATACCAGCAGACCATTCGTGCGCTGTCCGACCGCATCGTCGCCGCGCAGACACCGATTCGTGTGCTCGATGCGGTGAAGTGGGACGACAGCATCAAGCAGGCCTTCCTCGACGCCAAGGGCAAGGCGCCTCCGGCCGTCGACCGTGCCTACTACCAGAACCGCCCGCTGGGGTTTGACTCCAGCGCGGTGAAGGCCGAGTTCCAGGCCATCGAGCGTGACATCACCCGGCGTCTGGGGCAGTTCAACCCGGTCGGGCAGATCATGCGGCGCATGTGCAAGGAATACCGCATGGTGGTGCGCATGCTCGAAGCGCGGGGCACCGAGGATTTCGGGCTGATTTCCCAGGAGCTGTACGGCGCCGCATCCGATGCCTTCCACGCCGGTGATCCGACCCTGGCGGACCTGGGCTTGATGCTGTCGAACTACCTGGACAACATCGATGGTCGCGGTGATCTGAAGGACGAAGCCAAGGACCTGAGTGCCAAACAGGCAGTGGAGATTCTCCAGCGGCGCCTCAATACGGTGTTCGGTGAGGCCGAGGGCACCATCCGCGTGTTCGAGTCCGATGGCATCGTCGCCGATGCAGCAGCCGGCGCCGATTACATCAAGGTGCGCGCCGATGCTCGCTTCAACAGCCGCGACGTGCGTGCGCTGGAGGTCCACGAAGGGCTGGTGCACGTCGGCACCACACTCAACGGCCTCAATCAGCCGATCTGCACCTTCCTTGCCAAGGGTCCGCCTTCTTCGACGGTGACCCAGGAAGGCCTGGCCATTCTGATGGAAGTCATCGCCTTCGCCTCCTACCCCAGCCGCCTGCGCAAGCTGACCAACCGCACCCGCGCCATCCACATGGTCGAGGAGGGCGCCGACTTCATGCAGGTCTATGCCTTCTTCCGCGAGCAGGGCTTCGACCTGGGCAACAGCTATAGCAATGCCAGCCGGGTGTTCCGTGGCTCGGTGCCCAACGGCCTGCCGTTCACCAAGGATTTGTCCTATCTCAAGGGTTTCATCATGGTTTACAACTACATTCAGTTGGCCGTGAAGAAGGGCAAGCTGGAGCAGATACCGCTGTTGTTCTGCGGCAAGACCACCCTGGAAGACATGCGCACCTTGCGCCAACTGGTCGAAGAGGGCCTGGTCGAGCCACCCAAGTACTTGCCCGAGCAATTCCGCGACCTCAATGCGTTGTCGGCCTGGATGTGCTTCTCCAACTTCCTCAACCACCTGAGCCTCGACCGCATTGAAGCCGACTACGCCAACATTCTCTAA
- a CDS encoding TetR/AcrR family transcriptional regulator, whose protein sequence is MPPTLVSQGAAGIASAVAENVQYQGRKTARQGSEQRRQAILDAAMRVVVRDGVRGVRHRAVAAEAQVPLSATTYYFKDIEDLLTDTFAQYVARSADYMAKLWATTEGVLRELIARGDGSLAARARLADEIAQMTADYVSRQLLNRRDFLIAEQAFRQEALLCPRLAELVCAHEQILLHGARQMLEVIGSPQPEQDALVLTAIIEQMEYQGLLRQADTPDDGQMLAILSRYLHLVLAAG, encoded by the coding sequence GTGCCCCCAACACTTGTCTCCCAGGGCGCCGCCGGCATCGCCAGCGCCGTCGCTGAAAACGTGCAGTACCAAGGTCGCAAGACCGCCCGCCAGGGCAGCGAGCAGCGTCGCCAGGCGATTCTCGATGCGGCGATGCGCGTGGTCGTGCGTGATGGCGTGCGGGGTGTGCGTCACCGTGCGGTGGCGGCCGAGGCGCAGGTTCCGCTGTCGGCCACGACGTACTACTTCAAGGACATCGAAGACCTGCTCACCGACACCTTCGCCCAGTACGTGGCGCGCAGCGCCGACTACATGGCCAAGTTGTGGGCGACCACCGAGGGCGTGCTGCGTGAGCTGATCGCCCGCGGTGACGGCAGCCTCGCCGCGCGGGCACGGCTGGCCGACGAGATCGCGCAGATGACCGCCGACTATGTCAGTCGCCAGTTGCTCAATCGGCGTGATTTTCTCATCGCCGAGCAGGCGTTCCGCCAGGAAGCGCTGCTGTGCCCGCGCCTGGCCGAACTGGTGTGCGCCCATGAGCAAATTTTGCTGCACGGTGCGCGACAGATGCTCGAGGTGATCGGCTCGCCGCAGCCCGAGCAGGACGCCCTGGTGTTGACGGCGATCATCGAGCAGATGGAGTATCAGGGCCTGCTGCGTCAGGCCGATACGCCTGACGATGGGCAAATGCTCGCGATCCTCAGCCGTTACCTGCATCTGGTGCTGGCAGCTGGCTAA
- the lysS gene encoding lysine--tRNA ligase: protein MSDQNTATPDLQQEENALIALRKSKLAAERAKGNAFPNDFRRDSYCNDLQQQYVDQTKEALEAAAIPVKVAGRIMLNRGSFMVIQDMTGRIQVYVNRKTLPAETLAEVKTWDLGDIISAEGTLARSGKGDLYVEMTQVRLLTKSLRPLPDKHHGLTDTEQRYRQRYVDLMVNEETRHTFRVRSQVISHIRSFLAKRDFLEVETPMLQTIPGGAAAKPFETHHNALDMAMFLRIAPELYLKRLVVGGFEKVFEINRNFRNEGVSTRHNPEFTMLEFYQAYADYRDNMDLTEELFRELAELVLGSTDVPYGDKVFHFGEPFARLSVFDSILKYNPELTAADLQDVDKARAIAKQAGAKVLGHEGLGKLQVMIFEELVEHKLEQPHFITEYPFEVSPLARRNDDNPAVTDRFELFIGGREIANAYSELNDAEDQAERFLAQVAEKDAGDDEAMHFDADFVQALEYGMPPTAGEGIGIDRLVMLLTNSPSIRDVILFPHMRPQA from the coding sequence ATGAGCGACCAGAACACCGCAACCCCCGACCTGCAGCAAGAAGAAAACGCCCTGATCGCCCTGCGCAAGAGCAAGCTTGCCGCCGAGCGCGCCAAGGGCAATGCCTTCCCCAACGACTTCCGCCGCGACAGCTACTGCAACGATCTGCAGCAGCAATATGTCGACCAGACCAAGGAAGCCCTGGAAGCTGCAGCGATTCCGGTCAAGGTTGCCGGTCGTATCATGCTCAACCGCGGCTCGTTCATGGTCATTCAGGACATGACCGGGCGCATACAGGTCTACGTCAACCGCAAGACTCTGCCGGCCGAAACCCTGGCCGAGGTGAAAACCTGGGACCTGGGCGACATCATCAGCGCCGAAGGCACCCTGGCCCGTTCCGGCAAGGGCGACCTGTACGTCGAGATGACCCAGGTGCGCCTGCTGACCAAATCGCTGCGCCCGCTGCCCGACAAGCACCACGGCCTGACCGATACCGAGCAGCGCTATCGCCAGCGCTACGTCGACCTGATGGTCAACGAAGAAACCCGTCACACCTTCCGCGTGCGCTCGCAGGTGATCTCGCACATTCGCAGCTTCCTGGCCAAGCGCGACTTCCTCGAAGTCGAGACACCGATGCTGCAGACCATCCCTGGCGGCGCCGCGGCCAAGCCGTTCGAAACCCACCACAATGCCCTGGACATGGCCATGTTCCTGCGCATCGCGCCTGAGCTGTACCTCAAGCGTCTGGTGGTCGGTGGCTTCGAGAAGGTCTTCGAAATCAACCGCAACTTCCGTAACGAAGGTGTCTCGACCCGGCACAACCCCGAGTTCACCATGCTCGAGTTCTACCAGGCCTACGCCGATTACCGCGACAACATGGACCTCACCGAGGAACTGTTCCGCGAGCTGGCCGAACTGGTACTGGGCAGCACCGACGTGCCATACGGCGACAAAGTGTTCCACTTCGGCGAACCGTTCGCCCGCCTGAGCGTGTTCGACTCGATCCTCAAGTACAACCCGGAACTGACCGCGGCTGACCTGCAGGATGTCGACAAGGCGCGCGCCATCGCCAAACAGGCCGGCGCCAAGGTGCTTGGCCATGAAGGCCTGGGCAAGTTGCAGGTGATGATTTTCGAAGAGCTGGTCGAGCACAAGCTCGAGCAGCCGCACTTCATCACCGAGTACCCGTTCGAAGTCTCGCCGCTGGCCCGTCGCAACGACGACAACCCGGCGGTGACCGACCGCTTCGAACTGTTCATCGGCGGCCGCGAGATCGCCAACGCCTACTCCGAGCTCAACGACGCTGAAGACCAGGCCGAACGCTTCCTGGCCCAGGTGGCCGAGAAGGACGCCGGTGACGACGAAGCCATGCACTTCGACGCCGACTTCGTCCAGGCGCTGGAATACGGCATGCCGCCAACGGCGGGCGAGGGTATCGGCATCGACCGCCTGGTGATGCTGCTGACCAACTCACCGTCGATCCGCGACGTGATCCTGTTCCCGCACATGCGTCCACAGGCCTGA
- the prfB gene encoding peptide chain release factor 2 (programmed frameshift), whose product MEIQPILNTIKDLNERSQSIRGYLDYDQKHDRLIEVNRELEDPAVWNKPEYAQALGRERAMLAQVVETLDKMANGLADCKDLLDMAVEEDDEGTVGDVESELQSLEEALAQLEFRRMFSGEMDMNNAYLDIQAGSGGTEAQDWANILLRMYLRWADKRGFDATIIELSEGEVAGIKGATVHIKGEYVFGWLRTEIGVHRLVRKSPFDSGARRHTSFSAVFVSPEIDDKVEIDINPSDLRIDTYRSSGAGGQHVNTTDSAVRITHVPTNTVVACQNERSQHANKDTAMKMLRAKLYELEMQKRNAASQALEDSKSDIGWGHQIRSYVLDDSRIKDLRTGVERSDCQKVLDGDLDQYLEASLKQGL is encoded by the exons ATGGAAATCCAACCGATCCTCAATACCATCAAGGACCTCAACGAGCGGTCCCAGTCGATTCGGGGGTATCTT GACTACGATCAAAAGCATGACCGCCTGATCGAAGTCAATCGCGAGCTGGAAGACCCGGCCGTGTGGAACAAGCCTGAATACGCCCAGGCCCTGGGCCGCGAGCGCGCCATGCTGGCGCAGGTGGTCGAGACCCTCGACAAGATGGCCAACGGCCTTGCCGACTGCAAGGACCTGCTCGACATGGCCGTCGAAGAAGACGACGAGGGCACCGTCGGCGACGTCGAGAGCGAGCTGCAGAGCCTGGAAGAAGCGCTGGCCCAGCTCGAATTCCGCCGTATGTTCAGCGGTGAGATGGACATGAACAACGCCTACCTGGACATCCAGGCCGGCTCTGGCGGCACCGAGGCCCAGGACTGGGCCAACATCCTCTTGCGCATGTACCTGCGCTGGGCCGACAAGCGCGGCTTCGACGCCACCATCATCGAGCTCTCAGAAGGCGAAGTGGCCGGCATCAAGGGCGCCACGGTGCACATCAAGGGCGAATACGTGTTCGGCTGGCTGCGCACCGAAATCGGCGTGCACCGCCTGGTGCGCAAGAGCCCGTTCGACTCCGGCGCACGTCGCCACACCTCGTTCTCGGCGGTGTTCGTCTCGCCCGAGATCGATGACAAGGTCGAGATCGACATCAACCCGTCCGACCTGCGCATCGACACTTACCGCTCCTCGGGCGCCGGTGGTCAGCACGTCAACACCACCGACTCGGCGGTGCGTATCACCCACGTGCCGACCAACACCGTGGTCGCGTGCCAGAACGAACGCTCGCAGCACGCCAACAAGGACACCGCCATGAAAATGCTGCGGGCCAAGTTGTACGAGCTGGAAATGCAGAAACGCAATGCCGCCTCCCAGGCCCTGGAAGACAGCAAGTCCGACATCGGCTGGGGCCACCAGATTCGCTCCTACGTGCTGGACGACTCGCGGATCAAGGATCTGCGCACCGGCGTCGAGCGCAGCGACTGCCAGAAGGTCCTCGATGGCGACCTCGACCAGTACCTGGAGGCCAGCCTCAAGCAGGGGCTGTAA
- a CDS encoding response regulator produces MNDLLQEGFNVGNDNSAMVLLVDDQAMIGEAVRRGLADEENIDFHFCADPHQAVAQAIRIKPTVILQDLIMPGLDGLTLVREYRNNPATQDIPIIVLSTKEDPLVKSAAFAAGANDYLVKLPDTIELVARIRYHSRSYLTLLQRDEAYRALRVSQQQLLDTNLMLQRLMNSDGLTGLSNRRHFDEYLELEWRRAMREQTQLSLLMIDVDYFKSFNDTFGHLAGDEALRQVADAIRRSCARPSDLPARYGGEEFALVLPNTSPGGARLVAEKLRQTVLALDIPHTTPAADSRLTVSIGLATQTPEIGSLCRQLISAADKGLYQAKKEGRNRVGVA; encoded by the coding sequence ATGAATGATCTGCTGCAAGAGGGTTTCAACGTCGGTAACGACAATTCGGCGATGGTCTTGCTGGTCGACGACCAGGCGATGATCGGCGAAGCGGTGCGCCGTGGGCTGGCCGACGAGGAGAACATCGATTTCCACTTCTGCGCCGACCCGCACCAGGCGGTGGCCCAGGCCATCCGCATCAAGCCAACGGTGATCCTGCAGGATCTGATCATGCCGGGCCTGGACGGGCTGACATTGGTGCGCGAGTACCGCAACAACCCGGCGACCCAGGACATTCCGATCATCGTCCTGTCGACCAAGGAAGACCCGCTGGTCAAAAGCGCGGCGTTCGCTGCCGGGGCCAACGATTACCTGGTCAAGCTGCCCGACACCATCGAACTGGTGGCGCGCATCCGCTACCACTCCCGCTCGTACCTGACCCTGCTGCAACGCGATGAAGCCTATCGCGCGCTGCGCGTGAGCCAGCAGCAGTTGCTCGACACCAACCTGATGCTGCAGCGGCTGATGAACTCCGACGGCCTCACCGGGCTGTCCAACCGCCGTCACTTCGATGAATACCTGGAGCTGGAATGGCGCCGGGCCATGCGCGAGCAGACCCAGCTGTCGCTGCTGATGATCGATGTCGACTACTTCAAGTCGTTCAACGACACCTTCGGCCATCTGGCCGGTGACGAAGCCTTGCGTCAGGTGGCCGATGCCATCCGCCGTTCCTGCGCCCGCCCGAGCGACCTGCCGGCGCGTTATGGCGGCGAAGAATTCGCCCTGGTGCTGCCCAACACCTCGCCCGGCGGCGCGCGCCTGGTGGCCGAGAAACTGCGCCAGACCGTGCTGGCGCTGGACATCCCGCATACCACCCCGGCGGCCGATTCGCGCCTGACCGTGAGCATTGGTCTTGCCACCCAGACCCCGGAAATCGGCAGCCTGTGCCGGCAGTTGATCTCGGCGGCGGACAAAGGGCTGTATCAGGCGAAGAAGGAAGGGCGTAACCGGGTCGGGGTGGCCTGA
- a CDS encoding chemotaxis response regulator protein-glutamate methylesterase: MRIAIVNDMPMAVEALRRAVALEPAHQVIWVAGNGAEAVDRCREDTPDLILMDLIMPVMDGVEATRRIMADTPCAIVIVTVDRKQNVHRVFEAMGHGALDVVDTPALGAGDAREAAAPLLRKIFNIGWLIGQQRPSAPRAMPSTQRQVVQRRALVAIGSSAGGPAALEVLLKGLPKDFPAAIVLVQHVDQVFAAGMAEWLSGVSGLPVRLAREGEPPQAGHVLLAGTNHHIRLLHNGQLAYTPEPVNEIYRPSIDVFFESVARYWNGEAVGVLLTGMGRDGAQGLKLMREQGFLTIAQDQHSSAVYGMPKAAAAIDAAVEIRPLERIAGRLMEVFSK; encoded by the coding sequence GTGAGGATCGCCATCGTCAACGACATGCCCATGGCCGTGGAAGCGTTACGCCGTGCCGTCGCGCTGGAGCCTGCGCATCAGGTGATCTGGGTCGCCGGCAACGGCGCCGAGGCCGTCGATCGCTGCCGCGAGGATACGCCCGACCTGATTCTCATGGACCTGATCATGCCGGTGATGGATGGCGTCGAGGCGACCCGGCGGATCATGGCCGACACGCCCTGTGCCATCGTCATCGTCACCGTCGATCGCAAGCAGAACGTGCACCGCGTGTTCGAGGCCATGGGCCATGGCGCGCTGGATGTGGTCGATACCCCGGCATTGGGTGCCGGTGATGCACGCGAGGCGGCGGCGCCGCTGCTGCGCAAGATCTTCAACATCGGCTGGCTGATCGGCCAGCAGCGGCCCAGCGCGCCGCGAGCGATGCCCTCGACGCAGCGCCAGGTCGTGCAGCGCCGCGCGCTGGTGGCGATAGGCTCGTCGGCCGGCGGCCCGGCTGCGCTGGAAGTCCTGCTCAAGGGCCTGCCGAAGGACTTTCCCGCAGCCATCGTGCTGGTGCAGCACGTCGACCAGGTGTTCGCCGCCGGCATGGCCGAGTGGCTCAGCGGGGTCTCGGGGTTGCCGGTGCGCCTGGCCCGCGAGGGCGAGCCGCCGCAGGCCGGGCACGTGTTGCTGGCCGGCACCAATCACCACATCCGTCTGCTGCACAATGGCCAGCTGGCCTATACCCCCGAGCCTGTGAATGAAATCTACCGGCCCTCGATCGATGTGTTCTTCGAGAGCGTGGCGCGTTACTGGAACGGCGAGGCAGTAGGCGTGTTGCTGACCGGCATGGGTCGCGACGGCGCCCAGGGCCTGAAACTGATGCGTGAGCAGGGCTTTCTGACCATCGCCCAGGACCAGCACAGCAGTGCGGTGTACGGCATGCCCAAGGCTGCCGCGGCGATCGATGCCGCAGTGGAAATCCGCCCGTTGGAGCGTATCGCCGGGCGACTGATGGAAGTCTTCTCCAAATGA
- a CDS encoding hybrid sensor histidine kinase/response regulator: protein MTPEQMRDASLLELFSLEAEAQTQVLSAGLMALERSPTQADQLEACMRAAHSLKGAARIVGIDAGVSVAHVMEDCLVAAQEGRLRLTPEHIDALLQGTDLLMRIATPGDTASSAGVAPFLAQMAALLDPASLAGAARPAPAAPSPPLPDLPPAAPAPAIQAPAPAEMPDPAQPAAPRRGAGSAAGEGGERVLRVTADRLNSLLDLSSKSLVETQRLKPYLATLQRLKRMHGQGMRALDGLRAQLEQGGQSPEVLEALAQTQRMLSETQDILAQQAADLDEFGWQASQRAQLLYDTALACRMRPFADVLSGQSRMVRDLGRSLGKQVTLHIDGDKTQVDRDVLEKLEAPLTHLLRNAVDHGIELPERRLLAGKPEAGEIRLRASHQAGQLVLELSDDGAGIDLQRLRQSIIERALSPAETVAQMSEDELLTFLFLPGFSLRDTVTHVSGRGVGLDAVQHMVRNLRGAIELTQQPGHGCCFHIQVPLTLSVVRSLVVDVGGEAYAFPLAHIERTLEVAAEDIVQIEGRQHFWHEGRHVGLVAANQLLNRPPVQGERSSLRVVVIREREHLYGVAVERLVGERVLVVMPLDARLGKVQDISSGALLDDGSVVLIIDVEDLLRSVEKLLSTGRLERIERSPQGARGAVRKRVLVVDDSLTVRELQRKLLGNRGYEVAVAVDGMDGWNALRSEDFDLLITDIDMPRMDGIELVTLVRRDNRLQSLPVMVVSYKDREEDRRRGLDAGADYYLAKASFHDDALLDAVVELIGGAQG, encoded by the coding sequence ATGACCCCTGAGCAAATGCGCGATGCCTCGTTGCTCGAACTGTTCAGCCTGGAAGCCGAGGCACAGACCCAAGTGCTCAGCGCCGGGCTGATGGCACTGGAACGCAGTCCGACCCAGGCTGACCAGCTCGAAGCCTGCATGCGCGCCGCGCACTCGCTCAAGGGAGCGGCGCGTATCGTCGGCATCGACGCCGGGGTCAGCGTTGCCCATGTCATGGAGGATTGCCTGGTGGCGGCGCAGGAAGGGCGTCTGCGTCTGACGCCGGAGCATATCGATGCACTGCTGCAAGGCACTGACCTGTTGATGCGCATCGCCACCCCGGGCGATACCGCCAGTAGTGCTGGCGTGGCGCCGTTCCTGGCGCAGATGGCGGCGTTGCTCGACCCGGCCAGCCTGGCCGGGGCCGCGCGTCCTGCGCCTGCCGCGCCCAGTCCGCCGTTACCGGACCTGCCACCAGCAGCGCCAGCGCCTGCCATTCAGGCTCCAGCACCTGCCGAAATGCCCGACCCAGCGCAGCCTGCCGCACCACGTCGGGGCGCTGGCAGCGCCGCAGGCGAGGGCGGCGAACGGGTCTTGCGGGTCACCGCCGACCGGCTCAACAGCCTGCTCGATCTGTCGAGCAAATCGCTGGTGGAAACCCAGCGCCTCAAGCCCTACCTGGCGACATTGCAACGCCTCAAGCGTATGCACGGGCAGGGCATGCGCGCGCTCGATGGACTGCGCGCGCAGCTCGAACAGGGTGGACAGAGCCCGGAAGTGCTCGAAGCACTGGCGCAGACCCAGCGCATGCTCAGCGAAACCCAGGACATCCTCGCCCAGCAGGCGGCCGACCTCGATGAGTTCGGCTGGCAGGCCAGTCAGCGCGCGCAACTGCTATACGACACCGCCCTGGCTTGTCGCATGCGCCCGTTCGCCGATGTTCTCAGCGGGCAGAGCCGTATGGTCCGCGACCTGGGCCGCTCGCTGGGCAAGCAGGTGACCCTGCACATCGACGGCGACAAGACCCAGGTCGATCGCGATGTGCTGGAGAAACTCGAAGCGCCGCTCACGCACCTGCTGCGCAACGCTGTCGACCATGGCATCGAATTGCCCGAGCGGCGCCTGCTGGCCGGCAAACCTGAGGCTGGCGAGATTCGCCTGCGCGCTTCGCACCAGGCCGGGCAACTGGTGCTGGAACTGAGCGACGACGGTGCCGGCATCGACCTGCAGCGCTTGCGCCAGAGCATCATCGAGCGCGCGCTGTCGCCGGCCGAGACGGTGGCGCAGATGAGCGAGGACGAGCTGCTGACGTTCCTGTTCCTGCCCGGATTCAGCCTGCGCGATACCGTGACCCACGTGTCGGGACGTGGCGTTGGCCTGGATGCGGTGCAGCACATGGTGCGCAACCTGCGCGGCGCCATCGAACTGACCCAGCAGCCGGGACATGGCTGTTGTTTTCATATTCAGGTGCCGCTGACCCTGTCGGTGGTGCGCAGCCTGGTGGTAGACGTCGGCGGTGAGGCCTATGCCTTCCCGCTGGCGCACATCGAACGCACGCTCGAGGTGGCGGCCGAAGACATCGTGCAGATCGAGGGGCGTCAACACTTCTGGCACGAGGGCCGGCATGTCGGCCTGGTCGCTGCCAACCAGTTGCTCAATCGCCCACCGGTGCAGGGTGAGCGCAGCAGCTTGCGCGTGGTGGTGATCCGCGAGCGCGAGCACTTGTACGGCGTGGCTGTGGAGCGCCTGGTGGGCGAGCGGGTGCTGGTGGTCATGCCGCTGGATGCACGCCTGGGCAAGGTTCAGGACATTTCTTCCGGGGCACTGCTCGACGATGGCTCGGTGGTGCTGATCATCGATGTCGAAGACCTCCTGCGCTCGGTCGAAAAACTGCTCAGCACCGGGCGCCTGGAGCGCATCGAGCGCAGCCCGCAGGGTGCCCGTGGCGCGGTACGCAAGCGCGTGCTGGTGGTCGACGACTCGCTGACGGTGCGCGAGCTGCAGCGCAAGCTGCTCGGCAATCGCGGCTATGAGGTGGCCGTGGCGGTGGATGGCATGGACGGCTGGAACGCCTTGCGCAGCGAGGACTTCGATCTGCTGATCACCGATATCGACATGCCGCGCATGGACGGCATCGAGCTGGTCACCCTGGTGCGACGCGACAACCGGTTGCAGTCATTGCCGGTGATGGTGGTGTCCTACAAGGACCGCGAGGAAGACCGCCGCCGCGGGTTGGATGCTGGCGCCGACTATTATCTGGCCAAGGCCAGCTTCCATGATGACGCGCTGCTGGATGCGGTGGTCGAGCTCATTGGAGGGGCGCAAGGGTGA
- a CDS encoding chemotaxis protein CheW, translating into MIDSHSSGVLAQGAEAIDDCWNRIGVRGDKQCPLLARHIHCRNCEVYAAAATRLLDRYALMPEAQASTPAEVPSATGRSMLLLRLGEEWLALATASLAEIAPTQTVHALPHQRSRALQGVVNVRGALVPCLSLAQLLEIDLSAAPERATRSLPRMLILAAEGGPVVLPVDEIEGIHRLDPARLPAEPASTPYTLGVLHWRGRSVRVLDERQLLAAVKRSLS; encoded by the coding sequence ATGATCGACAGCCATAGCAGCGGCGTGCTGGCCCAGGGCGCTGAGGCCATCGACGATTGCTGGAACCGCATCGGCGTGCGCGGCGACAAACAATGCCCGCTGTTGGCGCGGCACATTCACTGCCGCAACTGTGAGGTCTATGCGGCGGCGGCTACGCGCCTGCTCGACCGTTATGCGCTGATGCCCGAGGCCCAGGCCTCGACGCCGGCCGAGGTGCCCAGCGCCACTGGCCGCTCGATGCTGCTGCTGCGCCTGGGCGAGGAGTGGCTGGCGCTGGCCACCGCGAGCCTGGCCGAGATCGCCCCGACACAGACCGTGCATGCCTTGCCGCACCAGCGCTCGCGGGCCTTGCAGGGGGTGGTGAACGTGCGCGGAGCGCTGGTGCCGTGCCTGTCGCTGGCGCAGTTACTGGAGATCGACCTCAGCGCTGCGCCCGAACGCGCCACCCGCAGCCTGCCACGCATGTTGATCCTGGCTGCCGAAGGCGGCCCGGTGGTGCTGCCGGTCGACGAGATCGAGGGCATCCATCGCCTCGACCCGGCACGCCTGCCGGCTGAACCGGCCTCGACGCCGTACACCTTGGGCGTGCTGCACTGGCGTGGACGCAGCGTGCGAGTACTGGATGAGCGTCAGCTACTGGCGGCAGTCAAGCGGAGCCTGTCATGA